Proteins from a genomic interval of Rubinisphaera italica:
- a CDS encoding sialate O-acetylesterase, with translation MFKRRLFLSVLSSCVLSSCLTTPLFAQDETKLPERDQFHLFLLIGQSNMAGRGKVSEVDLTPQPRVLCFTQEQKWQPAVDPLHFDKPSIVGVGIGKTFGTIIAEKNPEIVVGLIPCAVGGSPISSWEPGGYHAQTKSHPYDDMLKRCRVAMKSGKLKGILWHQGESDSNPKQSVVHEQKLHELIDRLRKDLDAPEVPFIAGQLGQFPERPWSADKKLVNQAHETLPEKVPHTAFVPSNGLTHKGDQVHFNAESYREFGRRYANAYLKMIKE, from the coding sequence ATGTTCAAGCGACGTTTGTTTCTCTCTGTATTGTCTTCCTGCGTTTTGTCGAGCTGCTTAACGACTCCCCTATTTGCTCAGGATGAAACCAAGTTGCCGGAGCGTGATCAGTTTCATCTGTTTCTGCTCATTGGTCAGTCCAATATGGCTGGGCGAGGGAAGGTGAGTGAAGTAGACCTGACTCCACAACCCCGTGTCCTCTGCTTCACCCAGGAACAAAAATGGCAGCCCGCAGTCGATCCACTCCATTTTGATAAACCGTCGATAGTCGGGGTCGGGATTGGAAAAACATTTGGAACGATCATTGCGGAAAAGAATCCAGAGATTGTTGTCGGCTTGATTCCCTGTGCCGTGGGCGGTTCGCCGATCTCCTCCTGGGAGCCAGGTGGCTATCACGCACAGACGAAGTCACACCCTTATGACGACATGCTCAAACGCTGTCGTGTGGCTATGAAGTCAGGGAAGTTGAAGGGAATCTTATGGCATCAGGGGGAGTCGGATTCGAATCCAAAACAGAGCGTTGTGCATGAACAGAAGCTCCACGAATTGATTGACCGGTTGCGGAAAGATCTTGACGCTCCCGAAGTGCCTTTCATTGCAGGGCAGCTCGGTCAATTCCCAGAGCGCCCCTGGTCAGCTGATAAAAAGCTCGTCAATCAAGCTCATGAAACACTTCCGGAAAAGGTTCCACACACGGCTTTCGTCCCTTCCAACGGACTGACACACAAAGGCGATCAGGTTCACTTCAACGCTGAATCCTACCGGGAATTCGGCAGACGCTACGCCAATGCTTATCTAAAGATGATCAAAGAATGA
- the ispF gene encoding 2-C-methyl-D-erythritol 2,4-cyclodiphosphate synthase, with amino-acid sequence MDSYSVPQWRIGEGHDVHRLAEGRKLIVGGIEIPHTVGAVGHSDADVLLHAVTDALLGAIAAGDIGELFPDTDDQNKDVNSAVFLTAALKLVLERGYHVSNLDCTIFAQSPKLSPYKQMIRKRLAELLGISIDVVNVKAKTGEQVGPIGRKEAIGASASVLLMRD; translated from the coding sequence ATGGATTCATATTCTGTCCCACAATGGCGAATCGGCGAAGGGCACGATGTACACCGTCTTGCTGAAGGTCGCAAGCTAATCGTGGGAGGCATTGAAATTCCGCACACGGTCGGAGCTGTCGGTCACAGCGATGCCGATGTGCTGCTGCATGCCGTGACTGATGCCCTGTTAGGCGCAATCGCAGCCGGAGATATTGGCGAACTCTTTCCCGATACCGACGATCAGAATAAAGACGTCAATTCAGCAGTTTTCCTGACCGCGGCTTTGAAACTGGTTTTGGAACGAGGCTATCACGTTTCAAATCTCGATTGCACCATCTTTGCTCAGTCCCCTAAACTCTCCCCATACAAGCAAATGATTCGTAAACGACTGGCGGAACTGCTGGGCATTTCCATCGACGTTGTGAACGTGAAAGCCAAAACCGGGGAACAGGTGGGGCCGATTGGCCGAAAAGAAGCAATCGGCGCATCCGCCAGCGTTTTATTGATGCGGGATTGA
- the ruvA gene encoding Holliday junction branch migration protein RuvA: MIASIRGPLKSLEGTSAYIQAGPFLLEVYIPDFVRRQLQGKIGQEVELLTMAYLDGNPQKGGRMTPRVIGFMTEAERTFFELICSVDGLGIKKALAAIVRPVREVAYAIEQQDTKTLSTLPGIGPAVAERIVAKLRRKMTRFALMVDRTSDTADAPYRDMMSETFEALIALGHTHDDARNKIDSVESSGKKYKSVEDVLSAIYQQEYK; the protein is encoded by the coding sequence TTGATTGCATCGATACGAGGTCCGCTCAAGTCCCTTGAGGGAACGTCGGCTTACATACAGGCTGGTCCGTTTCTACTGGAAGTTTACATCCCCGATTTTGTCCGGCGTCAACTACAGGGAAAAATCGGACAGGAAGTCGAACTGCTCACGATGGCCTATCTGGATGGCAATCCCCAAAAGGGAGGCCGGATGACGCCGCGTGTCATCGGCTTTATGACGGAAGCCGAGCGGACATTTTTTGAACTGATCTGTTCTGTCGATGGACTGGGAATCAAAAAAGCCTTGGCAGCAATTGTTCGGCCTGTCCGTGAAGTCGCCTACGCGATTGAGCAGCAAGATACAAAAACACTCAGTACTTTGCCGGGCATTGGGCCAGCTGTCGCCGAGCGGATTGTGGCCAAGTTGCGACGGAAGATGACCCGCTTTGCCCTGATGGTCGATCGAACATCCGATACAGCTGATGCTCCATATCGGGATATGATGTCTGAAACCTTTGAAGCCTTGATCGCATTAGGTCATACTCATGATGACGCACGCAACAAAATCGACAGCGTGGAATCCTCCGGGAAGAAGTACAAATCTGTTGAAGATGTACTCAGTGCGATCTATCAGCAGGAATACAAATAA
- a CDS encoding VOC family protein — MTANAIHEVYPYLRVRNAAAAIEFYQQAFGAVEEFRMAEPGGRIGHAELKFGSQTVMLSDEYPEYGIQGPEAFEGTGSSVHLHVEDVDAMTKQAVAAGAKLVMEPKDQFYGERSSKVLDPFGHEWLLGSHIEDVSHEEMQRRFSAMFE; from the coding sequence ATGACAGCGAACGCCATTCACGAGGTTTATCCGTATTTACGGGTTCGTAATGCGGCTGCGGCGATTGAGTTTTATCAGCAGGCGTTTGGAGCGGTGGAAGAGTTTCGGATGGCGGAGCCGGGTGGGCGGATTGGTCATGCGGAACTGAAATTTGGATCGCAGACGGTTATGCTTTCCGATGAGTATCCCGAATATGGCATTCAGGGGCCTGAAGCGTTTGAGGGGACGGGATCGTCGGTGCACCTGCATGTGGAGGATGTCGATGCGATGACAAAACAGGCGGTGGCAGCGGGGGCGAAACTGGTGATGGAGCCGAAGGATCAGTTTTATGGGGAGCGCTCATCGAAAGTGCTCGATCCGTTTGGTCACGAATGGTTGCTCGGCTCCCATATTGAAGATGTTTCGCATGAAGAAATGCAGCGGCGTTTCAGTGCGATGTTTGAGTAG
- a CDS encoding sulfatase family protein, with amino-acid sequence MSDQPNIIFIITDQQRFDTINALGFPYMETPNLDRLVNEGTTFTNCFITAASCAPARASLFTGYYPHTTGVLKNADLWRRSWIEKLAQVGYRCVNVGKMHSYPYDTPLGFHERFVVENKDRYLEERFYFDEWDKALQIRGHVKQQRELYRKRDDYRDALGAFDWELPEDLHSDMFVGDMACWWLESKPLTQPLFLEIGFPGPHPPYDPIPRYAESYLKKDLPLLEVTQEELAGQPEPFKELRTHNQEVDHDSVVLELNPTEEQRHRQRAYYLANVTMIDEKVGKILNTLDKKGYLENSIVIFTSDHGDCLTDHGHSQKWTMYDTITKMPLVVWSPGRIPAGQKIEGLCQQMDIGPAILELAGAEVPAGLEARSIRPAMFQEEWQEREYVFAEQAQDGILTGTQFMTMVRSKDWKLVHFLDEPWGQLFDLKNDPTEVRNLWDDENFIDQKRELLGVLREWRIRSGYETSDWSAQWR; translated from the coding sequence ATGTCCGACCAGCCGAATATTATCTTTATTATTACTGATCAGCAGCGGTTTGATACGATCAATGCGTTGGGGTTTCCCTACATGGAAACTCCGAATCTGGATCGGCTGGTGAATGAGGGAACGACGTTTACGAACTGTTTCATCACTGCTGCTTCTTGTGCGCCGGCGCGGGCGAGTCTGTTTACCGGATACTATCCGCATACGACGGGTGTGCTCAAGAATGCGGATTTGTGGCGGCGGTCGTGGATCGAAAAGCTGGCTCAGGTTGGTTATCGGTGTGTGAATGTCGGGAAGATGCACAGTTATCCTTATGATACGCCGCTCGGTTTTCATGAGCGGTTTGTCGTTGAGAATAAAGATCGATATCTCGAAGAGCGATTCTATTTTGACGAGTGGGACAAGGCTCTACAGATTCGCGGGCATGTGAAGCAGCAGCGGGAACTATATCGGAAGCGGGACGATTATCGCGATGCTCTCGGCGCGTTCGACTGGGAACTGCCTGAAGATTTGCACAGCGATATGTTTGTCGGAGATATGGCCTGCTGGTGGCTGGAATCGAAACCGCTGACGCAGCCATTGTTTCTGGAGATTGGATTTCCGGGGCCGCACCCGCCTTACGATCCGATCCCCCGCTATGCGGAATCGTATCTGAAAAAAGATCTGCCATTACTTGAGGTGACGCAGGAAGAACTTGCCGGGCAGCCGGAGCCTTTCAAGGAATTGCGGACACATAATCAGGAAGTCGATCACGATTCCGTGGTGCTGGAGTTGAATCCAACTGAGGAGCAACGGCATCGTCAGCGGGCTTACTACCTGGCCAATGTCACAATGATCGATGAGAAGGTTGGTAAGATTCTCAATACACTCGACAAGAAGGGGTATCTGGAAAATTCGATTGTGATTTTCACTTCCGATCACGGCGATTGCCTGACTGATCATGGTCACAGTCAGAAATGGACGATGTACGATACGATCACAAAAATGCCGCTGGTGGTGTGGTCGCCGGGTCGGATTCCTGCGGGTCAGAAGATTGAGGGATTGTGTCAGCAGATGGATATTGGTCCGGCAATTCTGGAACTGGCGGGAGCGGAAGTGCCTGCAGGTCTGGAAGCCCGCTCGATTCGACCAGCGATGTTTCAGGAAGAGTGGCAGGAGCGCGAGTATGTGTTTGCCGAGCAGGCTCAGGATGGCATTCTGACTGGAACGCAATTCATGACCATGGTCCGCAGTAAGGACTGGAAGCTCGTTCACTTTCTCGATGAGCCCTGGGGGCAGCTGTTTGACCTCAAGAATGATCCGACCGAAGTCCGAAACTTATGGGATGACGAGAATTTCATCGATCAGAAACGCGAACTGCTCGGCGTGCTGAGAGAATGGAGAATCCGCAGTGGATACGAGACCTCCGACTGGTCGGCTCAGTGGCGGTAA
- a CDS encoding amidohydrolase family protein, whose translation MTDIATAFYTPLLWTGESDEVLRDVTLICEQGMLVEITAGRSPNATDLGNAAIIPPLVNAHCHLEFSQLKQPFVTNRPFPKWIGETMRTRRENQDVSAAIRAGIEESARVSVGFLADVKTQPVGCYPQTGDNQPEVILFQEVIGLTDEAVTNQKEQISAFVQESGSSRFGLSPHAPFTVRPDLLEHCVQLSQDMGIPLMMHLAETKAELELLTEGTGELVDMLSQFGMWSADMYPSGTRPLDLLKVLSHAPRVLLAHGNYLDEQEIQFLAEHPQMHIVYCPRTHHYFGHTQHPWQSMLEAGVNVAIGTDGRGSNPDLSIWNEVRFLKQQFPDVEPRRLLEMATINGAKSLGMETTIQIGRPANWTLLVLRNSEAKLMTSLQDLCQAEVLTTGPWI comes from the coding sequence ATGACAGATATCGCCACTGCTTTTTATACTCCTCTGCTTTGGACAGGGGAATCGGATGAAGTTTTACGGGATGTGACGCTCATCTGCGAGCAGGGCATGCTTGTGGAGATCACAGCCGGACGTTCGCCAAACGCGACCGACTTGGGCAATGCAGCCATTATCCCGCCACTGGTGAATGCGCATTGCCATCTCGAGTTCAGTCAGTTGAAACAACCGTTTGTTACGAATCGACCTTTCCCAAAATGGATTGGCGAAACGATGCGAACGAGGCGAGAGAATCAAGATGTCTCCGCTGCCATTCGAGCAGGAATTGAAGAGTCTGCACGAGTAAGCGTTGGTTTTCTGGCTGATGTGAAAACGCAGCCAGTGGGCTGTTATCCTCAGACGGGAGACAATCAACCGGAAGTGATTCTGTTTCAGGAAGTGATTGGCCTGACGGATGAAGCGGTCACAAATCAAAAGGAGCAGATTTCAGCGTTTGTGCAGGAATCTGGAAGTTCCCGATTTGGCTTGAGTCCACATGCCCCGTTTACGGTCCGCCCCGATTTACTGGAGCATTGTGTGCAGTTGTCTCAAGACATGGGGATCCCCTTAATGATGCATCTGGCAGAGACGAAAGCCGAGCTGGAATTGCTGACAGAGGGAACTGGCGAACTGGTTGACATGCTCAGTCAATTCGGAATGTGGTCGGCAGACATGTATCCATCTGGAACCAGACCACTCGATTTATTAAAGGTGCTTTCGCATGCTCCCCGAGTGCTGCTCGCTCATGGGAATTATCTGGACGAACAGGAGATACAATTCCTGGCAGAGCATCCGCAAATGCATATCGTTTACTGTCCTAGGACACATCATTATTTTGGACACACACAACATCCCTGGCAATCGATGCTGGAGGCTGGTGTGAATGTTGCGATCGGGACGGATGGTCGAGGTTCGAATCCGGATTTATCGATCTGGAATGAAGTTCGCTTTCTAAAACAGCAGTTTCCCGATGTGGAACCGAGGAGACTTTTGGAAATGGCGACGATCAATGGAGCAAAAAGCTTAGGGATGGAAACCACCATTCAGATTGGACGACCTGCGAACTGGACATTACTCGTGCTGCGGAATTCAGAAGCGAAACTGATGACTTCATTGCAGGATTTGTGTCAGGCTGAAGTTTTGACGACTGGACCTTGGATTTAA
- a CDS encoding Gfo/Idh/MocA family protein gives MSDKVRWGILSTAKIGTKQVIPAMQKAANCEIAAICSRSLENAQSTADELGVDKAYGSYDELLADSEIDAIYNPLPNHMHVDWSIAALKAGKHVLCEKPLGLTAADAQRLVDAAASHPELKVMEAFMYRHHPQWQKAKEVVDSGALGQLRTIDCTFSYFNLDGGNIRNQKELGGGSLMDIGCYPISLSRFIFGTEPNRVLGSIDIDPDFQIDRLASVVMDFPAGTSTFTCSTQMVPYQRVNIFGTEGRFEIEIPFNAPIDRPCKAWLQTATGTETLEFPVCSQYTIQGELFANAILKNTPVPTPLSDAIGNMKTIEAIFTSAEQNAWVSL, from the coding sequence ATGTCAGACAAAGTTCGCTGGGGAATACTCAGCACTGCAAAAATTGGAACCAAACAAGTAATTCCGGCGATGCAGAAAGCTGCCAATTGTGAGATTGCGGCGATCTGTTCCCGGAGTTTGGAAAATGCTCAGTCAACTGCAGATGAGTTGGGTGTCGACAAGGCGTATGGCTCCTACGATGAGTTGTTAGCCGATTCTGAGATTGATGCGATTTATAATCCGCTGCCGAACCACATGCATGTCGACTGGTCGATCGCTGCTCTGAAAGCCGGTAAGCATGTGCTGTGTGAAAAACCACTCGGGTTGACTGCAGCCGATGCTCAACGGCTCGTCGATGCGGCTGCTTCTCATCCCGAACTCAAAGTGATGGAGGCGTTCATGTATCGCCATCACCCGCAATGGCAGAAAGCGAAAGAGGTCGTTGATTCAGGAGCACTCGGTCAGCTTCGTACGATTGATTGTACGTTTTCGTATTTCAATCTCGACGGAGGAAATATCCGCAATCAGAAGGAATTGGGTGGCGGCTCATTAATGGACATCGGTTGCTATCCGATTTCCCTTTCCCGATTTATTTTCGGAACAGAGCCGAATCGAGTTCTGGGTAGTATCGATATCGATCCCGATTTTCAGATCGATCGCCTCGCTTCCGTTGTCATGGATTTCCCGGCTGGGACTTCGACATTCACCTGCTCAACACAAATGGTCCCCTATCAGCGAGTCAACATTTTCGGAACGGAAGGTCGTTTCGAAATCGAAATCCCCTTCAATGCTCCAATCGATCGTCCCTGCAAAGCCTGGCTGCAAACAGCTACTGGAACCGAAACGCTCGAATTCCCTGTGTGCAGTCAGTACACAATACAGGGGGAACTTTTTGCCAATGCGATTTTGAAAAACACACCAGTGCCTACGCCACTCAGCGATGCGATCGGCAACATGAAAACGATTGAAGCAATTTTCACAAGTGCCGAACAAAATGCCTGGGTTTCGTTATAG
- the ruvC gene encoding crossover junction endodeoxyribonuclease RuvC, whose protein sequence is MERILGIDPGLNRTGYGVIHREQNRVILDEGGVVATNPSQPLAERICEIACEIREVIDQWKPTALAIEQVFSLGKNPKSAILLAHVRGAVLANAFESGLKIYHYKPTQIKKLLTGHGRASKEQMQHVVKTELGLSEVPRPHDVADALAIALCHLHTSIPDQYAA, encoded by the coding sequence GTGGAACGGATTCTTGGGATTGATCCTGGTTTGAATCGCACCGGATATGGTGTGATTCATCGGGAGCAAAATCGCGTCATTCTGGATGAAGGGGGCGTCGTCGCTACAAATCCGTCTCAGCCTCTCGCAGAACGAATCTGTGAAATCGCCTGCGAAATCCGTGAAGTGATTGATCAATGGAAGCCAACCGCTCTGGCAATTGAGCAGGTGTTTTCCCTCGGCAAGAATCCTAAAAGCGCCATCCTGCTGGCTCATGTTCGGGGAGCAGTTCTGGCCAATGCGTTTGAATCTGGCTTGAAAATCTATCATTACAAACCTACACAAATCAAAAAATTACTGACGGGCCATGGGCGAGCTTCCAAAGAGCAGATGCAGCACGTTGTAAAAACAGAACTCGGCCTGTCGGAAGTCCCTCGACCTCATGATGTCGCGGATGCTCTGGCGATAGCTTTGTGTCATCTACATACTTCCATCCCTGATCAATATGCCGCGTGA
- a CDS encoding FHA domain-containing protein → MQAKLIPLVQGREIVISKDVTIVGRKQGICDVVIEHPSISKIHCVVARTDGLLFIRDLGSTNGTKVNGQRVLRGAILPGDELAFAKVKFKVFMGPDDAESLNAKERTEVIEPDPMTIDSSEFELLDEDDMVSLIDDED, encoded by the coding sequence ATGCAAGCCAAACTGATACCTCTTGTTCAGGGTCGCGAAATCGTGATCTCCAAAGATGTGACCATTGTCGGTCGCAAGCAGGGGATCTGCGATGTCGTCATCGAACACCCGAGCATCTCGAAAATCCACTGCGTGGTCGCCCGCACCGATGGCCTGCTTTTTATCCGCGACCTTGGCAGCACAAACGGCACCAAAGTGAATGGTCAACGTGTGCTGCGAGGAGCAATTCTCCCCGGCGATGAACTCGCATTCGCCAAAGTGAAGTTCAAAGTCTTCATGGGCCCAGATGATGCCGAGAGCCTGAACGCGAAAGAACGGACCGAAGTCATCGAACCCGATCCAATGACAATCGACTCATCCGAATTCGAGCTCCTCGACGAAGACGACATGGTCTCGCTCATTGATGACGAGGATTGA
- a CDS encoding protein-disulfide reductase DsbD family protein — MIEFGRKITVIALNAALIAFLMTATASYAQLESPLGDGGNLSLPGFDSAKPSVPKVSMTFSPATAVVGEEITATIEVKTDRAAYVYSQNPNIGAETKISLEEIVGLEPIDDKFKPSKDPKVVVEPLFDDAKLEKFYGGVSWTRKYRVTGSAAPKITGELKFQVCDDSTCNQFTKPILLQAKLGPAASEPTLEEMLQAKPQIPDMPEDIFEPKKTETLALISGTVLAETTIDPKREFGGPDPIHLNIKLLNTSSGDEAVKTVVLAITAKVDGDWHLYAQTQDPEMFGIPTAINVPKIDGLKAIDARFLPTQKPEIVKPDVDIVQQVFHHEITWQKRYQLDEDSFKGPITGSLMYQLCEESGSCLPPNTVNFELLGNTSTAQASLEITDEKAPAETATGPVEEEIAIQDQGLIPFLLTGIIFGYMALLTPCVFPMIPITVSFFLKQAEAKHHKPFGMAFLYCLGIISTFTIIGIFVSAVFGAAGMNMVANNPWFNLFLAAVLVFFGMSMLGLFEIRVPSWLLTWSSSKEGQGGVLGVLFMSFTFTLVSFTCTFAFVGLLLPMAAQGNYYWPALGMIAFSAAFSSPFFLLALFPSYLKKLPKSGGWMNNVKVIFGLMEIGAAFKFLSVADIVIFTTPYIFDYALVMTSWMVLCIVAGFYLLGMFKLPSDSATDSIGALRLAFAISFLGFAAYLSSGIYGAQKPEGILWEQIAAFAPPSYKSLDDVELGPALEHDELLYALDVDQAIEYAKATNTPLFFDFTGTNCVNCRFMEVNVFPKEENHKLLKNFVRVQLYTDSIPDMNKELAQELLVKNRRLQSDWFNDATMPAYAVVTPDGETILSSYKGAEREQGQFTRFLKAGLDEWQRKAAMAGTPVRR; from the coding sequence ATGATCGAATTCGGTCGAAAAATAACTGTTATCGCACTCAATGCTGCTCTCATCGCATTTTTAATGACTGCGACGGCCAGCTACGCACAGCTCGAATCCCCCTTGGGAGACGGTGGAAATCTCAGTTTGCCGGGGTTTGATTCTGCAAAACCTTCAGTACCGAAAGTGTCCATGACATTTTCCCCGGCGACTGCCGTTGTTGGCGAAGAAATTACGGCAACGATTGAAGTCAAAACCGATCGAGCCGCTTACGTCTACTCGCAGAATCCGAATATCGGAGCAGAGACGAAAATCAGTCTGGAAGAAATTGTCGGTCTCGAACCGATTGATGACAAATTCAAGCCGAGTAAGGACCCGAAAGTGGTCGTGGAGCCGTTATTTGATGATGCGAAGCTCGAAAAGTTTTATGGCGGTGTCAGCTGGACACGGAAATACCGCGTGACTGGCTCGGCTGCTCCGAAAATTACCGGCGAATTGAAATTTCAGGTCTGCGACGATTCGACCTGTAATCAGTTTACCAAACCGATTTTGCTGCAGGCCAAATTAGGCCCGGCAGCCAGTGAGCCAACTCTCGAAGAAATGCTGCAGGCTAAGCCCCAAATTCCGGATATGCCCGAAGATATTTTCGAGCCGAAAAAGACGGAAACTCTCGCGTTGATTTCTGGAACCGTACTCGCAGAAACCACAATCGACCCCAAACGGGAATTCGGTGGACCCGATCCGATTCACCTCAATATCAAACTGCTCAACACCTCTAGTGGTGATGAAGCCGTGAAAACTGTTGTGCTGGCGATCACTGCGAAAGTGGATGGCGACTGGCATCTGTATGCACAGACACAGGATCCGGAAATGTTTGGTATCCCGACTGCCATCAACGTTCCGAAAATTGATGGTCTCAAGGCGATTGATGCCCGATTCCTGCCGACACAAAAACCAGAAATCGTCAAGCCGGATGTCGACATCGTTCAGCAGGTGTTCCATCACGAAATCACCTGGCAGAAACGCTATCAACTCGATGAAGACAGTTTTAAAGGCCCCATTACCGGTTCGTTGATGTACCAACTCTGCGAAGAAAGTGGCAGCTGCCTGCCGCCCAATACGGTCAATTTTGAACTGCTGGGCAATACCAGCACGGCTCAGGCATCCTTGGAGATTACCGACGAAAAAGCTCCAGCCGAGACCGCAACTGGTCCTGTTGAAGAAGAAATAGCGATTCAGGATCAGGGTTTGATTCCGTTTTTGTTAACGGGAATTATCTTTGGCTATATGGCACTGCTGACACCGTGCGTTTTCCCCATGATTCCAATCACCGTCAGTTTCTTCCTGAAACAGGCAGAAGCGAAGCATCATAAACCATTCGGAATGGCCTTCCTGTATTGCCTGGGCATCATTTCCACATTCACGATAATCGGGATTTTTGTCTCAGCGGTCTTTGGAGCTGCCGGGATGAACATGGTGGCCAACAATCCGTGGTTCAATCTGTTTCTTGCCGCAGTCCTGGTCTTCTTTGGTATGAGCATGCTGGGGCTATTTGAAATTCGGGTTCCCTCCTGGCTGTTGACCTGGTCCTCGTCGAAAGAGGGGCAGGGGGGTGTGCTGGGCGTGTTGTTTATGTCCTTCACATTTACGCTGGTCTCATTCACCTGCACATTTGCATTCGTTGGCTTGTTATTGCCAATGGCTGCTCAGGGGAACTACTACTGGCCGGCACTGGGAATGATCGCCTTCTCAGCCGCATTTTCCTCTCCGTTCTTTCTGCTGGCATTGTTCCCGAGTTATCTGAAGAAACTTCCTAAGAGCGGCGGCTGGATGAACAATGTGAAAGTAATTTTCGGGTTGATGGAAATCGGGGCAGCTTTCAAATTTTTAAGTGTTGCAGATATCGTCATCTTCACAACACCTTACATTTTCGATTATGCCCTCGTGATGACCTCCTGGATGGTGCTGTGCATTGTCGCGGGATTCTATCTGTTGGGAATGTTTAAACTCCCTTCAGACAGCGCGACCGATTCCATCGGAGCGTTGCGGCTCGCCTTCGCAATTTCATTTCTGGGATTTGCGGCTTATCTCTCCAGTGGAATTTATGGTGCTCAGAAACCAGAAGGAATTCTCTGGGAGCAGATCGCCGCGTTCGCTCCTCCTTCCTACAAATCTCTGGATGATGTCGAACTGGGGCCAGCGCTCGAGCATGATGAGTTGCTGTATGCTCTTGATGTCGATCAGGCGATTGAGTATGCAAAAGCGACCAACACACCTCTCTTCTTCGATTTCACCGGGACCAACTGTGTGAATTGCCGGTTTATGGAAGTGAACGTCTTCCCGAAAGAGGAAAACCACAAGTTGCTGAAAAATTTTGTCCGCGTGCAACTCTATACGGACAGCATTCCCGACATGAACAAGGAACTCGCTCAGGAATTGCTGGTTAAAAATCGTCGATTGCAATCAGACTGGTTTAACGATGCGACGATGCCAGCCTATGCAGTTGTTACTCCCGATGGAGAAACCATTTTGAGCAGTTATAAAGGAGCCGAGCGGGAACAAGGGCAGTTCACTCGATTCTTGAAGGCTGGCCTCGATGAATGGCAGCGTAAAGCCGCGATGGCTGGAACTCCTGTGCGTCGGTGA